In a genomic window of Salegentibacter salegens:
- a CDS encoding ATP-binding cassette domain-containing protein, whose product MIFEIDNVELYFAEKQILNGVYLKAETGKITGILGANGCGKSSLLNIFFGSLQPRHKLVRIDKKPYLKPLFKYGMVTYLPQQNFIPPKMKIETCFQLFKVDLKEFLNDFPEFKTYTKARMRDLSGGQQRVVEIYICLKSKAKLILLDEPFSHLSPLYVEKIKTLTQELQKEKAIILTDHMYRHILATSDELYLLKNGSTKLINKTSELEDYNYLKAGTLYN is encoded by the coding sequence ATGATTTTTGAAATTGATAATGTTGAACTTTATTTTGCCGAAAAGCAAATCCTAAACGGGGTCTACTTAAAAGCGGAAACGGGAAAAATAACCGGAATACTCGGCGCTAATGGTTGTGGTAAAAGTAGTTTACTCAATATTTTCTTCGGAAGCTTACAACCAAGGCACAAATTGGTTAGAATTGATAAAAAACCTTATCTAAAGCCACTTTTTAAATACGGAATGGTGACATATTTACCGCAACAAAATTTTATTCCACCAAAAATGAAAATTGAAACCTGCTTTCAACTTTTTAAGGTAGATCTAAAGGAATTTTTAAATGACTTCCCTGAATTTAAAACTTACACAAAAGCCAGAATGCGAGATCTTTCAGGTGGGCAGCAGCGCGTGGTAGAAATTTATATTTGCCTAAAAAGTAAGGCTAAACTTATTCTTTTAGACGAACCATTTTCGCATCTTTCCCCACTTTATGTTGAAAAAATTAAAACCTTAACTCAGGAATTACAGAAAGAAAAAGCCATAATTCTTACCGACCATATGTACCGGCATATTTTGGCTACCAGCGACGAGCTTTACCTGCTAAAAAATGGCAGCACCAAATTGATTAACAAAACCAGTGAGTTGGAAGATTACAATTACCTTAAAGCAGGAACGCTTTATAATTAG
- the prfA gene encoding peptide chain release factor 1 has translation MIEKLNIVKQRFDEVNDLIIQPDVISDQKRYIELNKEYKDLRALMDEREKYLELTNNIEEAKEIIADGSDAEMTEMAKMQLDEAEKEVPKLEEKIRMMLVPKDPDDAKNVVIEIRAGTGGDEASIFAGDLYRMYTKYVESKGWKHNIVDYSEGTSGGFKEMIFEVSGEDVYGTMKFEAGVHRVQRVPQTETQGRVHTSAATVMVLPEAEEFDVEIDPKEVRIDYFCSSGPGGQSVNTTYSAVRLTHEPTGLVAQCQDQKSQHKNKEKAFRVLRSRLYEMELAKKQEADAAKRNSMVSSGDRSAKIRTYNYSQGRVTDHRINLTLYDLSNIINGDIQKILDELRFVENTEKLKENSDIF, from the coding sequence ATGATCGAGAAGCTTAATATAGTAAAGCAGCGTTTTGATGAGGTGAATGATTTAATTATTCAACCCGATGTGATTTCAGATCAAAAACGATATATAGAATTAAATAAAGAATATAAAGATCTTAGGGCTTTAATGGATGAGCGCGAAAAATATTTGGAGCTCACCAATAATATTGAAGAGGCAAAGGAAATTATTGCCGATGGCAGTGATGCAGAAATGACCGAAATGGCCAAAATGCAGTTGGATGAAGCCGAAAAGGAAGTTCCGAAGCTGGAAGAAAAGATCAGGATGATGCTGGTGCCTAAAGATCCAGACGATGCCAAGAATGTTGTTATAGAAATTAGAGCCGGTACCGGTGGTGATGAGGCCAGTATTTTTGCGGGCGATCTTTATAGAATGTACACCAAATATGTAGAAAGCAAAGGCTGGAAGCATAATATTGTAGATTATAGCGAAGGAACAAGCGGCGGATTCAAAGAGATGATTTTTGAAGTTTCCGGGGAAGATGTTTATGGTACAATGAAGTTTGAGGCCGGGGTTCATCGTGTACAACGTGTACCACAAACCGAAACTCAGGGCCGTGTACATACCTCGGCCGCTACCGTAATGGTGCTACCCGAAGCTGAAGAATTTGATGTGGAGATAGATCCAAAAGAAGTAAGAATAGATTATTTCTGTTCTTCCGGTCCCGGTGGGCAATCGGTGAACACCACCTATTCTGCCGTGCGTTTAACTCACGAACCAACAGGTTTGGTGGCACAGTGCCAGGATCAAAAATCGCAGCATAAGAACAAAGAGAAAGCTTTTAGAGTATTACGCTCGCGTTTATATGAAATGGAACTTGCTAAAAAGCAGGAAGCCGATGCTGCTAAAAGAAACTCTATGGTTTCCAGTGGTGACCGTAGTGCGAAAATTAGAACCTATAATTATTCCCAGGGAAGGGTTACAGACCACCGTATAAACCTAACTCTTTATGATCTTTCAAATATCATTAATGGGGATATTCAAAAAATACTTGACGAATTGCGATTTGTAGAAAATACAGAGAAGCTTAAAGAAAATTCAGATATATTTTAA
- the pyrF gene encoding orotidine-5'-phosphate decarboxylase, which translates to MSPQELTEQIFKKKSFLCVGLDVDIDRIPTYLLSEEDPIYEFNKAIIDATHKFCVAYKPNIAFYEANGVEGWQALEKTINYLHHEYPEIYTIADAKRGDIGNTSRMYAKTFLQDLGFDSVTVAPYMGKDSVEPFLEFENRQAILLALTSNEGAFDFQTQQIDGEELYKKVLKTSKTWKNSERLMYVVGATKAEYLKEIREIIPENFILVPGVGAQGGKLEDVCKYGMTKNVGLLVNSSRKIIYASESSNFAEIAGARAEVLQQQMAEQLNQL; encoded by the coding sequence ATGTCCCCGCAAGAATTAACTGAACAGATCTTTAAAAAGAAATCGTTTTTATGCGTGGGACTTGATGTAGATATAGACAGGATCCCGACCTATTTGTTATCTGAAGAAGATCCTATTTATGAATTCAATAAAGCGATTATAGACGCTACGCATAAATTTTGCGTGGCTTATAAGCCGAATATCGCTTTTTATGAAGCCAACGGTGTGGAAGGCTGGCAGGCTTTAGAAAAAACAATCAATTACCTTCACCACGAATATCCTGAAATATATACCATTGCTGATGCTAAACGCGGTGATATTGGCAATACTTCCAGGATGTATGCTAAAACCTTTCTCCAGGATCTTGGATTCGATTCGGTAACCGTAGCGCCCTATATGGGAAAAGATTCGGTAGAGCCGTTTTTGGAGTTTGAAAATAGGCAGGCAATTTTATTGGCTTTAACCTCTAATGAAGGTGCTTTCGATTTTCAAACACAGCAAATAGACGGAGAAGAGCTTTATAAGAAAGTGCTTAAAACTTCTAAGACCTGGAAGAATTCCGAGAGGTTAATGTACGTGGTGGGCGCTACTAAAGCTGAATATTTAAAAGAAATACGGGAAATAATTCCTGAAAACTTTATTTTGGTTCCCGGTGTTGGCGCGCAGGGTGGAAAACTGGAAGACGTATGTAAATACGGAATGACAAAAAATGTAGGATTACTGGTAAACTCTTCCCGAAAGATTATTTATGCTTCAGAATCTTCGAATTTCGCTGAAATAGCCGGAGCCAGGGCTGAAGTGCTTCAGCAGCAAATGGCAGAGCAGTTGAATCAACTTTAA
- a CDS encoding ABC transporter substrate-binding protein, which translates to MEVKDQLQRKIFLPKTPKRIISLVPSQTELLVDLGMEENLVGITKFCVHPKYLRKVKTIVGGTKQVTLEKIKALKPDIILCNKEENTKEMVEKLEEVAPVHVSDIVKIEDAFELMNQYGKIFHKEALVETMVNSVRKKIAALQEQLKDKPVRKVAYFIWKKPLMVTGKDTFINELLKLNKFENVFAESRYPETSLKELKAKNPDLLLLSSEPFPFEEKHKKYFSDLNVEIKLVDGEYFSWYGSRLIKAMDYFKTLSL; encoded by the coding sequence ATGGAAGTTAAAGATCAATTACAAAGAAAGATTTTCCTTCCAAAAACCCCAAAACGAATAATCTCTTTAGTGCCCAGTCAAACCGAACTTCTTGTTGATCTGGGGATGGAAGAAAATCTGGTTGGAATTACCAAATTCTGTGTACATCCTAAATATCTTCGAAAAGTCAAAACTATTGTTGGTGGTACAAAACAGGTGACACTTGAAAAAATAAAAGCTTTAAAGCCAGATATTATTCTGTGTAACAAAGAAGAAAATACTAAAGAAATGGTGGAGAAGCTGGAAGAAGTTGCTCCCGTTCACGTTTCAGATATTGTGAAAATTGAGGATGCTTTTGAATTGATGAATCAGTATGGCAAGATCTTTCACAAAGAAGCATTAGTGGAAACGATGGTGAATTCTGTTAGGAAAAAAATTGCTGCCCTACAGGAGCAACTCAAAGATAAACCGGTTAGAAAAGTAGCTTATTTTATTTGGAAAAAACCTTTAATGGTTACTGGTAAAGACACTTTTATAAATGAACTTTTAAAACTGAATAAGTTTGAAAATGTGTTTGCAGAATCAAGGTATCCTGAAACCTCTCTTAAAGAATTGAAAGCTAAAAACCCTGATTTACTTTTACTTTCATCTGAGCCATTTCCGTTTGAAGAAAAGCATAAAAAATATTTTTCAGACTTAAACGTAGAAATTAAACTGGTAGATGGTGAGTATTTTAGTTGGTACGGTTCCCGATTAATAAAAGCAATGGACTATTTTAAAACGCTTAGCCTTTAA
- a CDS encoding Lacal_2735 family protein codes for MFKIFETKSTEECLCDKYTHLMHKSYKLALTDKEESDRLNERAKKILKELRRMQYDKIDH; via the coding sequence ATGTTCAAAATCTTTGAAACAAAATCTACAGAAGAATGCCTTTGTGATAAGTACACCCATCTTATGCACAAATCTTATAAGTTGGCGCTTACCGATAAAGAGGAAAGTGACCGATTAAATGAAAGAGCAAAAAAAATTCTAAAGGAACTTAGAAGAATGCAGTATGATAAAATAGATCATTAA
- a CDS encoding DUF4197 domain-containing protein — MKKLCLILSIFLFSSCAELQEIASQYPQAGVSNTEIASGLRQALDMGIEKQVTKLTEENGFYSNELVRITLPPELQKVDKTLRDVGLDALADEGLKVLNKAAEEAVKEATPIFVNAVKEITFNDARNILLGENNAATLYLTGKTEEPLYSKFNPVVTNSLEKVGATQVWSNIINRYNSLPLTSNVNPDLADYVTNQALEGVYTMIAVEEKEIREKVSARTTNLLQRVFALQDNQY; from the coding sequence ATGAAAAAATTATGCCTTATCCTTAGTATTTTCTTATTTTCATCCTGTGCTGAACTTCAGGAAATCGCCAGTCAATATCCTCAAGCCGGTGTTAGTAACACCGAGATCGCTTCAGGTTTACGCCAGGCTTTAGATATGGGAATTGAAAAACAAGTGACCAAACTCACCGAAGAAAACGGGTTTTACAGCAATGAATTGGTAAGAATAACCTTACCGCCAGAATTACAAAAAGTAGATAAAACTTTGCGCGATGTTGGCTTAGATGCCTTAGCCGATGAAGGCTTAAAAGTATTAAACAAGGCTGCCGAAGAAGCAGTTAAAGAAGCAACTCCAATTTTTGTGAATGCCGTAAAAGAGATTACGTTTAATGATGCCAGAAACATTCTATTAGGCGAAAACAATGCGGCTACTTTATATCTTACCGGAAAAACCGAAGAACCACTTTACAGCAAATTTAATCCTGTAGTGACCAATTCACTCGAAAAAGTTGGTGCCACTCAAGTTTGGAGCAATATTATTAACCGGTATAATAGCCTGCCTCTTACCAGCAACGTAAATCCGGACCTTGCAGATTATGTTACCAACCAAGCACTAGAAGGAGTCTACACCATGATCGCTGTTGAGGAAAAAGAGATCAGGGAAAAAGTTTCAGCAAGAACTACAAATCTTTTACAACGAGTTTTCGCCTTACAGGACAATCAATATTAG
- the purU gene encoding formyltetrahydrofolate deformylase, translating to MSKITLLIHCPDTSGIIAHVTSFFYKRQGNIIYIDQYVDVENTVFFMRLECEFKAQTNISITKDEFKETVAKKYDMSWQMYSASAKPRMAVFVSKYDHCLYDILSRFKSDELKVDIPLIMSNHKDLEQVAQNFGIPFYHIPVTPNTKEKAAEIQLQLLQKEKVDFIVLARYMQIIPKSLIAAFPNRIINIHHSFLPAFAGAKPYHLAYKRGVKIIGATSHYVTEELDAGPIIEQDITRISHSHSIKDLILKGRDLEKIVLAKGVKYHIERKTLVFNNKTIVFT from the coding sequence ATGTCAAAAATTACGCTCCTTATTCACTGCCCCGATACTTCAGGAATTATTGCCCACGTTACTTCCTTCTTTTATAAAAGGCAGGGCAATATTATTTATATAGACCAATATGTAGACGTAGAGAACACTGTTTTTTTTATGCGCTTAGAATGTGAGTTTAAAGCGCAAACCAATATTAGTATTACTAAAGATGAATTTAAAGAAACTGTAGCTAAAAAATATGATATGTCCTGGCAAATGTACTCAGCCAGTGCAAAACCAAGGATGGCCGTTTTTGTCTCTAAATATGATCATTGTCTTTATGATATTTTAAGCAGATTTAAATCTGACGAACTTAAAGTGGATATTCCCTTAATTATGAGTAACCACAAAGACCTTGAACAGGTAGCACAGAATTTTGGAATTCCGTTTTATCATATTCCGGTAACACCCAATACAAAAGAAAAAGCTGCTGAAATCCAGCTTCAATTGCTTCAAAAAGAAAAAGTAGATTTTATTGTTCTGGCCAGGTATATGCAAATAATCCCAAAATCTTTAATAGCAGCCTTCCCAAATCGAATCATTAATATTCATCACTCTTTCTTACCTGCCTTTGCCGGAGCCAAACCGTATCACCTAGCCTACAAAAGAGGCGTGAAAATAATTGGAGCTACCAGTCACTATGTCACTGAAGAGCTTGACGCAGGACCCATAATTGAACAGGATATTACCCGCATTTCACATAGCCATTCAATTAAAGACCTTATTTTAAAAGGAAGAGACTTAGAAAAAATTGTTCTGGCCAAGGGAGTAAAATATCATATTGAAAGAAAAACTTTGGTTTTTAACAACAAAACCATAGTTTTTACCTAA
- a CDS encoding methylmalonyl-CoA mutase family protein — protein sequence MEQQKPYSPKNKIRIVTAASLFDGHDAAINIMRRIIQSTGVEVIHLGHDRSVDEVVNCAIQEDAQAIAMTSYQGGHTEYFKYMHDLLQEKNAGHIAIFGGGGGVILPEEIKELMDYGITRIYAPDDGREMGLQGMINDMVKRVDTETRALVEEKSVAEDLKDKNVNTIARLISLAENKHDSFLHHFEPLRKETGKSKIPVLGITGTGGSGKSSLVDELVRRFLSDFSDKNIGIISVDPSKRKTGGALLGDRIRMNAINSEHVYMRSLATRQSNLALSKHVAEAVEVLKAAEFDLIILETSGIGQSDTEIMDHSDVALYVMTPEFGAATQLEKIDMLDFADLVAINKFDKRGAQDALRDVKKQYQRNHQLWHEDADKLPVFGTIASQFNDPGMNTLYREIMDTIAEKTKADLNSTFEISAEMSEKIFVIPPKRTRYLSEIAENNRSYDEKSASQAEVAQKLYGVFKTIESVSGLDLTNNQSQYLEKHGINQEEINDFAEDSQKDFLKLLFAEFDRVKMDLDPYNWEVIQSWQEKVTRYVEPVYSFKVRDKEIKIDTHTKSLSHTQIPKVSLPKYKAWGDILKWCLQENVPGEFPYTAGLYPFKRQGEDPTRMFAGEGGPERTNRRFHYVSMGLPAKRLSTAFDSVTLYGNDPDERPDIYGKIGNSGVSICCLDDAKKLYSGFDLADAMTSVSMTINGPAPMLLGFFMNAAIDQQCEKYIKENELEDKVEAKYKELYDDRGLDRPVYRGDLPEGNNGLGLMLLGLTGDQVLPAEIYAEIKEKTISVVRGTVQADILKEDQAQNTCIFSTEFALRLMGDVQEYFIKEKVRNFYSVSISGYHIAEAGANPITQLAFTLANGFTYVEYYLSRGMDINKFGPNLSFFFSNGIDPEYAVIGRVARKIWSKALKHKYGANPRAQMLKYHIQTSGRSLHAQEIDFNDIRTTLQALYAIYDNCNSLHTNAYDEAITTPTEASVRRAMAIQLIINKELGLAKNENPIQGSFIIEELTDLVEDAVLTEFDRITERGGVLGAMETMYQRGKIQEESLHYETLKHNGDYPIIGVNTFLSSTGSPTVTPGEVIRATEEEKQHQLKTLNTLHEAKEDSAEEALEKIREASIKNENIFKELMEATKVCSLGQITKAMFEVGGQYRRNM from the coding sequence ATGGAACAACAAAAGCCATATTCGCCTAAAAATAAGATAAGAATTGTAACTGCAGCTTCACTTTTTGATGGGCACGACGCGGCTATAAATATAATGCGTAGAATCATCCAGTCTACCGGAGTTGAGGTAATTCACCTTGGTCACGACCGTAGTGTAGATGAGGTTGTGAACTGCGCTATCCAGGAAGATGCACAAGCCATCGCGATGACTTCCTACCAGGGCGGGCATACCGAATATTTTAAGTATATGCACGATTTGCTTCAGGAGAAAAACGCCGGTCATATCGCTATTTTTGGCGGTGGCGGTGGAGTGATTCTTCCAGAAGAAATTAAGGAGTTGATGGACTACGGAATAACCCGAATTTATGCACCAGATGATGGGCGTGAAATGGGGCTCCAGGGGATGATTAACGATATGGTAAAGCGCGTAGATACTGAAACTCGTGCTTTGGTTGAAGAAAAATCTGTTGCTGAAGATTTAAAAGATAAAAATGTAAATACCATTGCGAGGCTTATTTCCCTTGCCGAAAATAAACACGATTCCTTTCTTCATCATTTTGAGCCTTTGAGAAAAGAGACCGGAAAAAGCAAAATTCCTGTGCTGGGAATTACGGGAACCGGTGGTTCTGGGAAATCCAGTTTGGTAGATGAACTGGTACGCCGATTTTTAAGCGATTTTTCTGATAAAAATATCGGAATTATTTCTGTAGATCCTTCTAAACGTAAAACCGGCGGGGCTTTATTGGGAGATAGAATTAGAATGAATGCCATAAATAGTGAGCACGTTTATATGCGTTCGTTGGCCACACGCCAGTCTAATCTCGCCCTTTCAAAACACGTGGCAGAAGCCGTAGAGGTTTTAAAAGCTGCTGAATTCGATTTAATTATCCTGGAAACTTCGGGAATTGGCCAGAGTGATACCGAAATCATGGATCATTCTGATGTTGCTTTATATGTAATGACCCCTGAATTTGGTGCGGCTACGCAACTGGAGAAAATAGATATGCTGGATTTTGCCGATCTGGTAGCGATAAATAAATTCGATAAACGGGGCGCTCAAGATGCCTTGCGTGATGTTAAAAAACAATATCAGCGTAACCATCAATTATGGCACGAAGATGCTGATAAACTACCGGTTTTTGGAACTATAGCTTCTCAGTTTAACGATCCGGGGATGAATACCTTGTATCGTGAAATTATGGATACGATTGCTGAAAAAACCAAAGCCGATCTAAATTCTACCTTTGAGATTTCTGCAGAAATGAGCGAAAAGATCTTCGTAATTCCACCAAAACGAACACGTTATCTTTCAGAAATTGCCGAAAATAACCGGAGCTACGATGAAAAATCGGCAAGTCAGGCCGAAGTAGCCCAAAAACTATATGGCGTTTTTAAAACAATCGAGTCGGTTTCAGGTTTGGATTTAACCAATAATCAATCACAATATTTAGAAAAGCACGGTATTAATCAGGAAGAAATAAATGACTTTGCCGAAGATTCCCAAAAGGATTTTCTAAAGTTGCTTTTCGCAGAATTTGACCGGGTAAAAATGGATCTCGATCCTTATAACTGGGAAGTGATACAGAGCTGGCAGGAAAAAGTTACTAGATATGTGGAGCCTGTTTATTCATTTAAAGTTCGGGATAAGGAGATCAAGATAGATACGCATACCAAATCTTTATCACACACTCAAATTCCTAAAGTTTCCCTGCCAAAGTATAAAGCCTGGGGAGATATTTTAAAATGGTGCCTTCAGGAAAATGTTCCGGGAGAATTTCCTTATACCGCCGGGCTTTACCCGTTTAAACGCCAGGGGGAAGATCCCACCAGGATGTTTGCCGGTGAAGGAGGACCTGAGCGTACCAACCGTCGATTTCATTATGTAAGTATGGGCTTGCCGGCAAAGAGGCTTTCTACCGCTTTCGATTCGGTTACCCTTTACGGAAACGATCCTGATGAACGTCCCGATATTTATGGAAAAATAGGAAATTCGGGAGTTTCTATTTGCTGTTTGGATGATGCCAAAAAGCTCTATTCCGGATTTGATTTAGCAGATGCGATGACTTCGGTGAGTATGACTATAAATGGACCGGCACCTATGTTGCTCGGTTTCTTTATGAATGCCGCCATAGATCAGCAATGTGAAAAGTATATCAAAGAAAATGAACTGGAAGATAAGGTTGAAGCAAAGTATAAAGAACTTTACGATGATCGTGGCTTAGATCGTCCCGTTTATCGTGGAGATCTACCCGAAGGAAATAATGGCCTTGGCTTAATGCTTTTAGGACTTACTGGTGACCAGGTTTTACCAGCAGAAATTTATGCTGAAATTAAAGAAAAAACCATTAGCGTGGTTCGGGGAACAGTGCAAGCAGATATTTTAAAAGAAGACCAGGCGCAAAATACCTGTATTTTTTCTACGGAATTCGCACTACGTTTAATGGGAGATGTTCAGGAGTATTTTATTAAAGAAAAAGTAAGGAATTTTTATTCAGTTTCTATTTCAGGATACCATATTGCTGAAGCCGGTGCCAACCCTATTACTCAGTTGGCATTTACATTGGCCAATGGTTTCACTTACGTAGAATATTATTTAAGCCGCGGAATGGATATCAATAAATTTGGTCCCAATTTATCGTTCTTCTTTTCTAACGGAATTGATCCCGAATATGCGGTAATTGGTAGGGTAGCCAGAAAAATCTGGTCTAAAGCACTGAAACATAAATACGGCGCAAACCCAAGGGCGCAAATGTTGAAATACCATATCCAGACTTCAGGAAGATCACTGCACGCGCAAGAGATTGATTTTAATGACATTAGAACTACGCTACAGGCTTTATACGCGATTTACGACAACTGTAATTCGTTGCACACCAACGCCTACGATGAAGCGATTACTACGCCAACAGAAGCTTCAGTAAGGAGGGCAATGGCCATTCAGTTGATTATCAACAAAGAACTGGGGCTTGCGAAAAACGAGAATCCAATTCAGGGATCTTTCATTATCGAAGAGTTAACCGATCTTGTGGAAGATGCCGTTTTAACCGAGTTTGACCGAATCACAGAAAGAGGAGGCGTACTTGGTGCAATGGAAACTATGTACCAACGTGGAAAAATCCAGGAGGAAAGTTTGCATTATGAAACTTTAAAACATAATGGCGATTATCCAATTATTGGTGTAAATACCTTCTTGAGTTCTACCGGTTCGCCAACGGTTACGCCGGGAGAAGTAATAAGAGCCACAGAAGAAGAAAAACAACACCAGCTTAAAACCCTGAACACGCTTCATGAAGCTAAAGAAGATTCCGCTGAAGAAGCTTTGGAGAAAATAAGAGAAGCCTCAATTAAAAATGAGAATATTTTTAAGGAATTAATGGAAGCCACTAAAGTTTGTTCCCTTGGCCAAATAACCAAGGCGATGTTTGAAGTTGGTGGGCAGTATAGAAGAAATATGTAA
- a CDS encoding MarC family protein — translation MENIWLYAIGAFTAFFAINNPVGNIPIFLSLTKQADGKRKRFISKKATFTAFIIVTGFVLLGKYIFQLFGLTIPAFKITGGILVFFVGFEMIRAQQSSIDNQTAIDFNEGISISPLAIPILAGPGTIITAMNYTTTASYMDMGIIVAMFGLIMILNHLAFISSDYLVRFIGQNKIIVIEKIMGLIIAIIGTNMLIEGIKIAFF, via the coding sequence ATGGAAAATATCTGGTTGTATGCCATAGGCGCGTTTACCGCATTCTTCGCGATTAATAATCCCGTTGGAAATATCCCAATATTCCTGAGCCTTACAAAACAGGCCGATGGAAAAAGAAAGCGATTTATTTCTAAAAAAGCGACTTTTACGGCCTTCATTATTGTAACCGGATTTGTTCTTTTAGGAAAATATATCTTTCAACTTTTTGGTTTAACTATTCCTGCCTTTAAGATCACTGGCGGAATTCTTGTGTTTTTTGTGGGTTTTGAGATGATTAGGGCTCAACAATCCAGTATTGATAACCAAACGGCAATTGATTTTAATGAAGGGATCTCTATTTCACCTTTGGCAATTCCTATTCTGGCCGGCCCGGGAACTATCATTACCGCGATGAATTACACTACTACCGCCAGTTATATGGATATGGGGATTATTGTAGCTATGTTTGGGTTGATTATGATCTTAAATCACCTTGCTTTTATTTCCAGTGACTACTTAGTACGGTTTATTGGTCAGAACAAGATTATTGTGATCGAGAAAATCATGGGACTAATAATTGCAATTATTGGAACCAATATGTTGATTGAAGGAATTAAAATCGCTTTCTTTTAA
- a CDS encoding Lrp/AsnC family transcriptional regulator has product MQIDELNWAILTSLQKNARYSFAEIGREIGLSSPAVAERVKKMEDAGIIKGYKTQISYHKTGHQLKAIITLRAFMGRLKPFLEKVKDFKEVSNCYRITGNENIIMDVVLRDQAHLEEFIDKLITYGETKTHIVLSQVVEFAPIDGNKMKLS; this is encoded by the coding sequence ATGCAAATAGATGAACTAAACTGGGCCATCTTAACCAGCTTACAGAAAAATGCCCGATATTCTTTCGCCGAAATTGGGCGTGAGATAGGATTAAGTTCTCCTGCAGTAGCAGAAAGGGTAAAAAAAATGGAAGATGCCGGGATTATAAAAGGGTATAAAACCCAAATATCCTATCATAAGACCGGCCATCAATTAAAAGCTATAATTACCCTCCGGGCCTTCATGGGAAGGTTAAAACCATTTCTGGAAAAAGTAAAAGACTTTAAGGAAGTGAGTAATTGTTATCGCATTACTGGGAACGAGAATATTATAATGGACGTCGTCTTGAGGGATCAGGCTCATCTAGAAGAATTTATAGATAAATTAATCACTTATGGAGAAACAAAAACCCATATTGTGCTCTCTCAGGTAGTAGAATTCGCGCCAATAGATGGGAACAAGATGAAACTATCTTAA
- a CDS encoding DUF1328 domain-containing protein — translation MRKYSTLFLIVAVLTGAIGFSGLSFAGIEVVRVLFLIFADLLVVSLVARLFFRNDSLKLQRIKK, via the coding sequence ATGAGAAAGTACAGTACATTATTCCTAATTGTGGCCGTGTTAACCGGTGCAATAGGATTTTCCGGATTAAGTTTTGCCGGTATTGAAGTAGTGAGGGTGTTGTTTTTAATCTTTGCAGATTTACTTGTGGTCTCTTTAGTTGCCCGTCTTTTCTTTAGAAATGACAGTTTGAAATTGCAACGTATTAAAAAATAA
- a CDS encoding DUF1684 domain-containing protein, with protein MIEKFNDPQRTPLSEKDLAEFKSLDFFEINTAFKVKAHFVRTPAEAPFRMQTTTDRKPVYVKYGELYFTIKGREFKLGVFQNQELISDPEYYNYLFLPFTDITNGETTYSGGRYLDLRMPEGDSIFLDFNKAYNPYCAYNGNYSCPIVPAENHLEIVIPAGVKNFK; from the coding sequence ATGATTGAAAAATTCAACGATCCGCAGCGTACTCCGCTTTCTGAAAAAGATTTAGCTGAATTTAAAAGCCTGGATTTCTTTGAAATTAATACAGCCTTTAAAGTAAAAGCTCATTTTGTAAGAACTCCGGCTGAAGCTCCTTTTAGAATGCAAACTACTACAGATAGAAAACCGGTTTATGTGAAGTACGGCGAATTATATTTCACGATAAAGGGGAGAGAATTTAAATTGGGTGTTTTTCAAAATCAGGAACTCATCTCAGATCCTGAATATTATAATTATTTGTTTCTACCTTTTACAGATATTACTAACGGCGAAACCACCTACTCCGGCGGACGGTATTTAGACTTAAGGATGCCGGAGGGTGATTCCATTTTCTTAGATTTTAATAAAGCATATAATCCTTATTGTGCTTATAATGGTAATTATTCCTGTCCTATAGTTCCTGCTGAAAATCATTTGGAAATAGTTATTCCAGCAGGCGTTAAGAATTTTAAATAA